A stretch of DNA from Gimesia chilikensis:
GGAGAGATTACGCTTCAGCATGAAACGAATTCCGCTTCAATCGTTGAATTCACAATCAATACGGGCACCAGTTGTGATATCAAACCACAGCAGCTTTCCTTATCACAGCGTATCCGTGAACACAAAACATCCCGTTCCAGCTTCGGGATGCTGAGGCAGCCCTGTCGTATTCTGCTCGTGGAAGATGGAATCTACAACCAGAGGTTGATTCAGTACCTGCTGACAAAAGCCGGCGGAAGCGTCACCCTGGCTGAGAACGGGCAGCAGGCAGTCGATCAACTGGGAGCTGCCCTGCAGAGCAAAACCGACATCAACGAGCAGTTTGACTTGATCCTGATGGACATTCAGATGCCGCTCCTGGATGGGTACTCCGCGACGGAACTCATCCGCGAGATGGGATTCAATAACCCGATCATTGCACTCACCGCCAACGTCATGCCCGGCGATCGGGAAAAATGTCTGCAGGCCGGGTGTAATGAATACCTGAGCAAACCACTGGATCGCAAGCGGCTCATTCAGACGATTAACAACCTGCTCAAGTCCAGAAGAAAACGGATACTGCAGCTGAAATAACACCGCGCGCTGGTTCAACTCTGCAACACGTCTGCTTTAATCTCCTGTCTGAATCTGTTAGGCTGAAACCGTTACAGTTATAACAGAACAGGAGTATTTTCAGAGTGAGTGATCAACCTTCCGTCCCCGACCTGCCTCCCGCATTTGAGATTCCGGCTGCCTGGAAAGGTGCAGAACTCTTCTCCCGAGACGACTGGCTGGTTCACCTGGAGCAGCGTCATCTCGATGATCTGGATTCGGCTGTGAAGACAATCTCATCGAAAAACCTGAGCCAGGCTGAAATCACCCCCGAACGTTTCCCTCTGCCAGAACTTGGTCCCCTGCTGCGCCGGGTTCAACATCGGCTGGAGCACGGATCGGGAGCCTGTCAGATCAAACGCGTGCCGATCGAGAACTACTCTCAAGAGGAACGCGAGATTCTGTTCTGGCTGATCTCCGTGCATCTGGGAACGCCGGTCTCACAGAGCGCGACCGGGGAAAAGCTGTTCCATGTGCGGGACGAAGGTTTTAAGGTCGGACAGGCCCAGGCCCGCGGTCCGAACACAAGCAAACGGCTCAGCTTCCATACCGACCGTTGTGATGTGATTGGTTTTCTGTGCATCCAACAGGCCCTCTCAGGCGGCGATAATCAACTGGTCAGTTCGGTGGCTCTCTTCAACGAGATGCGGCAACGCTGGCCCGAGTTGACGCAAACTTTGATGCAGCCGTTTTACTATCTCAGGCATAACGTCGATACGGGAAACCAGAAGCCGTTCTGTCGGCAACCCATCTTTTCAGTGCAGGATGGTCACTTCGCCGGCAGCTTTCTGCGGGTCTTGATCGAACGCGCTTATGCTTCCCCCGACCTGCCTGATATGACCCCCGAGCAGAAGCAGGCCATGGACCAACTGGAAGCACTCGCCGAAACGCCGGAAATGAGTGTCACCTTCAGCCAGGATCCGGGGGACCTGCTGTTTTTGAATAACTGGGTCACGTTTCACCGCCGGGATGAATTCACGGATGCGGAAGAGCCGGAACTGAAACGGCACCTGCTGCGGGTCTGGCTTGCGGTTCCCAACAGTCGTCCACTGGATCCCCTGTTTGCCGATAATTACGGGAATACAGCTGCTGGATCTGTTCGCGGAGGCATGCCGACGACCGCGGCCCGCTGAGCCCGTGCAGGCTCGATTCGTGATCCGCCTTGTCCCATTTCTCAATTGAGCTAGAATAGGGGACCGATTCGTCCTTTTACTGTGCCCTTGAGATCTGAATTTCATG
This window harbors:
- a CDS encoding TauD/TfdA family dioxygenase, producing MSDQPSVPDLPPAFEIPAAWKGAELFSRDDWLVHLEQRHLDDLDSAVKTISSKNLSQAEITPERFPLPELGPLLRRVQHRLEHGSGACQIKRVPIENYSQEEREILFWLISVHLGTPVSQSATGEKLFHVRDEGFKVGQAQARGPNTSKRLSFHTDRCDVIGFLCIQQALSGGDNQLVSSVALFNEMRQRWPELTQTLMQPFYYLRHNVDTGNQKPFCRQPIFSVQDGHFAGSFLRVLIERAYASPDLPDMTPEQKQAMDQLEALAETPEMSVTFSQDPGDLLFLNNWVTFHRRDEFTDAEEPELKRHLLRVWLAVPNSRPLDPLFADNYGNTAAGSVRGGMPTTAAR